The following coding sequences are from one Armatimonadota bacterium window:
- the urtA gene encoding urea ABC transporter substrate-binding protein → MRPIALAILGTLSILSAYSGGLAAESVVKVGVLHSLSGTMAISEVTVRNATLLAVDEINAAGGVLGRRIQAVVEDGASEPATFAQKAQKLIQQDRVVTVFGGWTSASRKAMLPVFERFRHLLWYPVQFEGNECSPNIMYSGAQPNQQLLPALDWAFQRGYRRVFLVGSDYVFPRTANLILKKHIVQRGGVVAGEEYVPLGGTDFSSVVNKIRASQAQVVFNTINGDSNVAFFKQMAAAGLTPDKLPVMSFSIAEQEAKAIGPGLLAGSYAAWNYFQSLPLAANRRFVAAYQARYGRDAAVTDPMVHGYVDVLVWKASVERARSFDPDAVRKAAVQLPWLETPMGKVRFDRNQSLYQVAYVGQLDRTGQFRILWQSREPIKPEPYDPLVFPGKTCRLH, encoded by the coding sequence ATGCGCCCTATCGCACTGGCCATTTTGGGGACCCTGAGCATCCTCTCCGCGTACTCCGGTGGTCTGGCGGCCGAGTCCGTGGTAAAGGTCGGCGTGCTGCACTCCCTCTCGGGCACCATGGCCATCAGCGAGGTCACGGTCAGGAACGCGACCCTTCTGGCCGTTGACGAGATCAACGCCGCAGGAGGGGTGTTGGGGCGTCGGATCCAGGCCGTGGTCGAGGACGGTGCCTCGGAGCCCGCCACGTTTGCCCAGAAGGCCCAGAAGCTGATCCAGCAGGATCGCGTGGTCACCGTGTTCGGAGGCTGGACGTCGGCGAGCCGGAAGGCCATGCTCCCCGTGTTCGAACGGTTCCGACACCTCCTGTGGTACCCCGTGCAGTTCGAGGGGAACGAGTGCTCCCCCAACATCATGTATTCGGGCGCGCAGCCCAACCAGCAGCTCCTGCCCGCGCTCGATTGGGCGTTCCAGAGAGGCTACCGGCGTGTGTTCCTCGTGGGGTCGGACTACGTGTTCCCCCGCACCGCCAACCTGATCCTCAAGAAGCACATCGTCCAGCGGGGCGGCGTGGTGGCTGGAGAGGAGTACGTCCCCCTCGGGGGAACCGACTTCAGCTCCGTGGTGAACAAGATCCGGGCCTCCCAGGCACAGGTGGTGTTCAATACCATCAACGGCGACTCCAACGTGGCGTTCTTCAAGCAGATGGCCGCCGCGGGCCTCACTCCGGACAAATTGCCCGTGATGTCCTTCAGCATTGCGGAACAGGAGGCGAAGGCCATCGGGCCCGGCCTGCTCGCCGGGAGCTACGCGGCCTGGAACTATTTCCAGAGCCTCCCGCTTGCGGCCAACCGACGCTTCGTGGCCGCCTACCAGGCACGGTACGGACGGGACGCGGCCGTGACGGATCCCATGGTCCACGGGTATGTGGACGTCCTCGTGTGGAAGGCCTCGGTGGAGCGCGCCAGGAGCTTCGACCCGGACGCGGTGCGAAAGGCGGCTGTTCAACTGCCCTGGCTGGAGACCCCCATGGGGAAGGTCCGCTTCGACCGGAACCAGAGCCTGTACCAGGTGGCCTACGTGGGGCAGCTGGACCGCACCGGCCAGTTCCGGATCCTGTGGCAGTCCCGGGAGCCCATCAAGCCGGAGCCCTATGACCCCCTGGTCTTCCCCGGGAAGACCTGTCGGCTCCACTAG